In the genome of Ornithorhynchus anatinus isolate Pmale09 chromosome 9, mOrnAna1.pri.v4, whole genome shotgun sequence, one region contains:
- the PBK gene encoding lymphokine-activated killer T-cell-originated protein kinase — MEGTNMFKTPSKLPEKKKSASFTTPTIAIPASPFMQKLGYGTGVNVYLMKRSPKGLSQSPWAVKKINPKCDDHYQSIYQKRLNDEAKILKNLQHPNIVGYRAFTEAHDGSMCLAMEYGGEKSLNDLIEERNSKSRDPFPAVTILKVALNMARGLKYLHNEKKLLHGDIKSSNVVIKGDFEAVKICDVGVSLPLDENLTVSDPNVHYIGTEPWKAKEALEDGVITDKADIFAFGLTLWEMMTLSIPHINLPEDDDDEDKTFDEDDFDDEAYYEALGTRPALNMDELDDSYQTVIELFSVCTNEDPKERPSAAQIVQALEDIE, encoded by the exons ATGGAAGGAACAAACATGTTCAAGACCCCTAGCAAATTGCCTGAGAAGAAGAAATCTG CATCATTTACAACTCCTACCATAGCTATTCCAGCCTCTCCATTTATGCAAAAGCTTGGTTATGGAACTGGGGTAAATGTTTACCTTATGAAAAG atctcccaagggcttatctCAGTCTCCCTGGGCTGTGAAAAAGATTAATCCTAAATGTGATGATCACTATCAAAGTATATATCAAAAGAGACTGAATGATGAAGCTAAAATTTTGAAAAACCTTCAGCATCCTAATATCGTAG GTTACCGTGCTTTCACTGAAGCTCATGATGGTAGCATGTGCCTTGCTATGGAGTATGGCGGGGAAAAGTCTCTCAATGACTTAATAGAAGAAAGAAATTCCAAAAGCCGGGATCCTTTCCCAGCAGTCACAATTCTCAAAGTTGCTTTGAACATGGCCAGAGGTTTAAAG TATCTGCACAATGAAAAGAAACTGCTTCATGGAGACATCAAATCTTCAAATGTTGTAATTAAAGGAGATTTTGAAGCAGTTAAGATCTGTGATGTGGGTGTTTCCCTGCCCCTGGATGAAAATCTTACTG tgAGTGACCCTAATGTACATTACATTGGCACTGAGCCGTGGAAAGCCAAGGAGGCTCTGGAGGATGGTGTTATCACTGATAAAGCGGACATCTTTGCTTTTGGGCTAACTCTCTGGGAGATGATGACACTATCCATTCCACATATTAATCTGCCAGAggacgatgatgatgagg ATAAAACATTTGATGAAGATGACTTCGATGATGAGGCATATTATGAGGCTCTGGGAACCAGGCCAGCCCTCAATATGGATGAACTGGACGACTCCTACCAGACGGTGATAGAACTGTTTTCTGTCTGTACCAACGAGGATCCAAAAGAGCGCCCTTCAGCTGCACAAATTGTTCAGGCTTTAGAAGACATAGAGTAA